The nucleotide window CAAAGGCATGCTTGTGGGCCTCTCCAAACAGGTAGCCAACACCTGCAGGGATATCCCTTCACCCCATCCCAGTATATGTGGGATTCCTGCCCATTGCACTTATGTGCTTGGACACCCACCCCCTCTGCAGTCTGTTCCTTCCTTTGCAGGGTTCTTCATTGCTGTGACTCTAGGTAGAAGATTTACGAGGGCGTAAAGGAGGGGAGAATCCCATCACTCAGCCGAGTTGCCGCAGCTTGAAGCCAAAGGCGCAGGAGACTTTAAAAAACCTGGAAGAGAGAGAAGAGTTTGTTTTCAAAAAGGGAGACTGGGCCCCATTGAACCAAGCTGCCCCAGCATTGCCCACATAACAAAGGCAGGCATTCTGGCAGTCCAGGATCCAAAATATAATGGCTCGTTTGTCAGTGCAGGACAGAGACAACCTCCCTGCCGGCCATCTGGCCTCTTGAAGGACCACTCCCCCAAAGATATCCACCACAGATATCCAACAGAGATAGGGCAGCCACAGCAGCTCATGTCTTTCAAAATACTGGACACTCCaccgctctgtgtgtgtgttttatttatcgACTGAgagatagaaagaagatatgggCTGTGgtgcagtgacagagcatctccagacagggcaggAGGAGACCCCATCCTGAAACGCAGGAGAATGCCTGCAAGTCCGTGAAGACAGTCCTGCACTAGATGGACTAAtcgcctgactcagtataaagcagcgcCTTAGGTGACCCTACACACTTAAGGAGGGACtggtgctcagtggcagagcacctgttctgcatgtagaaggccccaggttcaaaccctggcatctagggctgggaaaagactccctgcGTGAAACCCCAGAAAGTCACTGCcaaatgctgtaaaccgcccagagagcttcggctctggggcggtatacaaatgtaaataataataataataattaaaaaaacaataataataattaataataggaagaagaagaagaaccatGTTAAGCTTTTGGGAGTCTCTTGAAAACTGGTCTTTCCAGACCGGCCCTTTTGAacatgaattttcttttctccagccagtgcagtatttattgatgcttttattggtTTTCATCTTGTCTCTGCATGTTGTACGCAGCTTTGACGTACTTTTCTGAAAAGCACAGCTTAGaaatatttcattaaaaataaataaaacaaccacATGGAACAAcaatctgactcagtagaagggtGCTTCCTCTTTCCCTTTCCTTAACCCCCTGATGCAAATGTTCTTTCGTGGAAAGGCACTTGGCTTCCTACTCTGACTGTTGGTAGCCAGGCTGTTATATTTGAACCGGCTAGCTTGAACAGATCCTTAAAACGTCTGgaataaaacccggagcagattcactgccccactgacatcagagcctccACTGGGCCCAAGTCCTACCTAAAGCTGCAGATTTGTTGTGCGGTCTTTTGGAAAAGGCTCTCTGTTCCCTCCCAaacatagctctgtcctccacccaTTTCCAATCATGCACAGTTTGGAAATATCCACAGCATCCGATATTGTTATTATGAAATATTTTTCCCAGCCACGAGAGTACACCGCCTTGTAGAGCCTATGTCTGATTATGGAAAGAAAATATTATATACGGTGTTTCCAAGACCTCTGTAGGAATTACTAATAATTATTAAGTGATAATTGGCTATTTCAGCAGCAACAGCTGAGACACTACTTCTGAGTTCAGAACAAAATCTTAATTCATtggttggggtggggaggggaaggctgAATGAATGTTGACTAACACTAACAGTTCACCCTCTTCCATGTTAGGCCTCCTATGACTTCCTTACCATCTCCATTTTCCTTTAAGATGGTGTTGATCATCACATGATACCGTTCCACCCCTGGTGTTTGGACAAAAGATTCAGTGCCGGACAAACCGCAAAGAGCGGGCGTTCAGGATATCGGCTGGGTCAGGGAAGACGGAATCTACACGGAAGCCTTGAGCCAACGCCACCTTCAACACCTCTTCCAGAAATTCACTGGCAGTCCTgatctccctcccacccaccctcagCGACTGCAGCTTCTGTTTGGCGTATTCTGCTGCCGGGAGCTCAGCTGGGCGTGGTGCCCACTCCAAGCAAAGATGGTGGCACATTTTGGTTTCCACAGGTGAGTAGTCCAACATCTCTTCATCTGTTTCTACATCTTCATCTGTGGAATCGCCTGAACAAATTCTCAATTCGCCATTGGTTCTTGAACCGTCCAATTGCCTCTTCTGTCCCCTGTATTGTACACTGGTGGTGATGGAATCCCAAGTTGGATCACTTCTGGTTTCTCTAACCATAGCATCGGAATCATCTGATTGGCTGAGGCAGCCTAGGGATTCTGTCCCTCTCAGGGATTGGTCCACGCTCTTCCCAGAACATCCCTCTTCAAAGCCACCAGTTGTGCAATCTGATTGGCTCAACCGTCTTCGCAGCATGGCAAGGAAATGCCTGTCTGTGCAGAAGACATTGGCGGTGAAAATATGAAGGGAGCATGTATTGAGCTCGTAGTTCTGCGGCCCATGGCGCACATTGAAGTGCATTAAGCGTTTGCGTAAATCCACATCGGCATGAAGCACCGCGTTGGTCCTCTGGCGCCATCGCTCCATCTCTACCCGCCGCAGCTCCTCTAGAAGGGGACGGATCTGATAGAAGTCTGCTTCAGCCCGCAAGAGAGACAATTCAGCGTACCCCTCTGGCAAGTCTAGCCTGCCAAAA belongs to Rhineura floridana isolate rRhiFlo1 chromosome 11, rRhiFlo1.hap2, whole genome shotgun sequence and includes:
- the KCTD11 gene encoding BTB/POZ domain-containing protein KCTD11; this translates as MPGTCETVGRPGSLVTLNVGGKLYSTTLETLTCFPDSMLGAMFRGPQPALTDSCGNYFIDRDGKAFRHILNFLRFGRLDLPEGYAELSLLRAEADFYQIRPLLEELRRVEMERWRQRTNAVLHADVDLRKRLMHFNVRHGPQNYELNTCSLHIFTANVFCTDRHFLAMLRRRLSQSDCTTGGFEEGCSGKSVDQSLRGTESLGCLSQSDDSDAMVRETRSDPTWDSITTSVQYRGQKRQLDGSRTNGELRICSGDSTDEDVETDEEMLDYSPVETKMCHHLCLEWAPRPAELPAAEYAKQKLQSLRVGGREIRTASEFLEEVLKVALAQGFRVDSVFPDPADILNARSLRFVRH